One Solanum pennellii chromosome 9, SPENNV200 DNA segment encodes these proteins:
- the LOC107030646 gene encoding chloroplast envelope quinone oxidoreductase homolog, whose amino-acid sequence MSKKLMRAVQYDSYGGGADGLKHVEVPVPTPNKDEVLIKLEATSLNPLDLRFQKGVARPFVPPKFPVIPCADVAGEVVEVGSNVVKFKAGDKVVALLNPVSAGGLAEYAVAKESLTVQRPEEVSAAEGAGLPIAALTAHKALVDIAGIKLDGSGPRMNILVTAGSGGVGHYAVQLAKLGNTHVTGTCGARNIEFVKSLGADEVLDYKTPEGATLKSPSGKKYDVVVHCARNIPWSTFEPNLSDTGKVIDLTPGPSSMCTYVWKKLTFSRKQLLPLILIPKEDKELKLLVKLVKEGKLKTMFDSKHPLSRAQDAWAKSLAGHATGKIIVEI is encoded by the exons ATGTCAAAGAAGCTAATGCGCGCTGTTCAGTACGACTCTTATGGAGGAGGAGCTGATGGGTTGAAA CATGTTGAAGTTCCAGTGCCTACTCCTAACAAGGATGAGGTTTTGATAAAATTGGAGGCTACAAGCTTAAATCCATTAGACTTGAGATTTCAGAAAGGTGTAGCTCGCCCGTTTGTTCCTCCCAAATTTCCAGTTATACCTT GTGCTGATGTTGCTGGAGAGGTTGTAGAAGTTGGATCAAATGTTGTAAAATTTAAGGCTGGTGACAAAGTTGTGGCTCTTCTTAATCCCGTT AGTGCAGGTGGATTGGCGGAATATGCAGTTGCAAAGGAGAGTTTGACTGTTCAAAGGCCAGAGGAAGTATCAGCTGCTGAAGGTGCAGGCCTTCCAATTGCTGCTCTTACAGCACACAAGGCCCTTGTTGATATTGCTGGAATCAAGCTAGATGGAAGTGGACCGCGTATGAACATTCTTGTCACTGCTGGCTCAGGTGGTGTTGGACATTATGCTGTTCAATTGGCAAAGTTGGGTAATACTCATGTTACTGGGACGTGTGGAGCTCGTAACATTGAATTCGTAAAGAGCTTAGGAGCAGATGAGGTTCTTGACTATAAAACGCCAGAGGGAGCAACTCTTAAGAGTCCATCAGGAAAAAAGTATGATGTAGTGGTTCACTGTGCTAGAAACATTCCCTGGTCGACATTTGAGCCTAATTTGAGTGACACAGGTAAGGTCATTGATCTTACGCCTGGGCCTAGTTCAATGTGCACCTATGTATGGAAGAAACTGACATTCTCCAGAAAACAGTTGTTGCCATTGATTTTGATTCCTAAAGAAGATAAGGAATTGAAATTGCTTGTTAAGTTGGTGAAGGAAGGGAAGTTAAAGACTATGTTTGACTCTAAACATCCTTTGAGCAGGGCTCAAGATGCTTGGGCTAAGAGCCTTGCTGGACATGCCACAGGAAAGATCATTGTGGAGATATAA